In Vigna unguiculata cultivar IT97K-499-35 chromosome 3, ASM411807v1, whole genome shotgun sequence, a single genomic region encodes these proteins:
- the LOC114176648 gene encoding protein MOTHER of FT and TFL1-like yields the protein MAASVDPLVMGRVIGEVVDMFVPVVNMSVYYATKHVTNGCDIKPSLAVNPPKLTLTGKKESLYTLIMTDPDAPSPSEPSMREWVHWIVVDIPGGTNPFRGKEILAYTGPKPPVGIHRYIFVLFEQKGPMGPVEEPESRGNFSTRNFAKDLDLGLPVATTYFNAQKEPASRRRT from the exons ATGGCTGCCTCTGTTGACCCTCTTGTCATGGGTCGGGTCATAGGTGAAGTGGTGGATATGTTCGTTCCGGTAGTGAACATGTCTGTGTATTACGCCACAAAACATGTTACAAACGGATGCGACATTAAGCCATCCCTTGCAGTGAACCCACCCAAGCTCACTCTCACCGGAAAGAAAGAAAGCCTTTACACTCTG ATTATGACAGATCCTGATGCACCAAGCCCCAGTGAACCGAGCATGAGGGAATGGGTCCACTG GATTGTGGTGGACATACCTGGCGGGACAAATCCCTTTCGTG GAAAAGAAATCTTAGCCTATACCGGTCCAAAGCCACCGGTGGGGATTCATCGTTACATCTTTGTGCTGTTTGAACAGAAAGGACCGATGGGTCCGGTGGAGGAACCAGAAAGCCGAGGGAACTTCAGCACTCGGAACTTTGCTAAGGACTTGGATTTGGGTCTCCCTGTGGCCACAACCTATTTCAATGCTCAGAAGGAACCTGCTTCTAGGAGGCGTACTTAG
- the LOC114177748 gene encoding actin-interacting protein 1-2-like, whose product MSHELKETYACMPTTERGRGILISGDSKSNSIVYTNARSVVIMSLENPLKVSVYGEHAYPATVARFSPNGEWVASADASGTVRIWGTRNDFVLKKEFRVLSGRIDDLQWSPDGLRIVACGEGKGKSFVRAFMWDSGTNVGEFDGHSRRVLSCAYKPTRPFRVVTCGEDFLVNFYEGPPFRFKLSHRDHSNFVNCVRYSPDGSKFISVSSDKSGFIFDGKSAEKIGELSSEGGHTGSIYAVSWSPDGKQVLTVSADKSAKVWDISEDNNGKVKKTLTCPGSGGVEDMLVGCLWLNDYLVTVSLGGIISIFLASDLDKAPTAFSGHMKNVSSLSILRSNPKVLLSSSYDGLIVKWIQGIGYSGKVQRKEGSQIKCLVAVEEEIVTSGFDNKIRRVSLHGDQCGDAEAIDIRNQPKDLSVALLSPELALVSIDSGVVMLRGTKIVSTINLGFVVTASAVSPDGSEAIIGGQDGKLHIYSISGDTLVEEAVLEKHRGAISVIRYSPDVSMFASGDLNREAIVWDRASHEVKLKNMLYHTARINCLAWSPDSRRIATGSLDMCVIIYEVDQPASSRITIKGAHLGGVYGLTFTDEYSLASSGEDAFIRVWKITPP is encoded by the exons ATGAGCCACGAGCTGAAGGAGACGTACGCGTGCATGCCCACGACGGAGCGCGGCCGCGGGATTCTGATCTCCGGCGACTCCAAGTCCAACTCCATCGTCTACACCAACGCCAGATCGGTGGTCATCATGAGCCTCGAGAACCCCCTTAAAGTCTCTGTCTACGGGGAACATGCCTATCCCGCCACCGTCGCGCGCTTCTCCCCCAACGGCGAGTGGGTCGCCTCCGCCGACGCCTCTGGTACCGTCAGGATCTGGGGCACGCGAAACGACTTCGTTTTGAAGAAGGAGTTCAGAGTCCTCTCCGGGCGCATCGACGACCTGCAGTGGTCCCCCGACGGCCTCCGAATCGTTGCCTGCGGCGAAGGCAAAGGGAAGTCCTTCGTCCGCGCTTTCAT GTGGGATTCGGGGACTAATGTCGGAGAATTTGACGGTCACTCGCGCCGGGTTTTGAGTTGTGCATATAAACCCACGAGACCATTTCGTGTTGTTACCTGTGGAGAGGATTTTCTGGTTAACTTTTATGAGGGACCTCCCTTTAGATTTAAGCTTTCTCACAG GGATCATTCGAATTTTGTTAATTGTGTAAGATATTCTCCAGATGGCAGTAAATTTATAAGCGTAAGTTCTGACAAAAGTGGTTTCATATTCGATGGAAAAAGTGCTGAGAAGATTGGTGAGTTGTCTTCTGAAGGTGGGCATACTGGAAGTATTTATGCTGTTAGCTGGAGTCCTGATGGAAAACAG GTGCTGACTGTGTCTGCTGACAAGTCTGCCAAAGTATGGGACATATCAGAAGACAATAATGGAAAGGTGAAGAAAACTTTGACTTGTCCTGGCAGTGGTGGAGTTGAAGATATGCTAGTGGGGTGCCTATGGTTGAATGATTATCTTGTCACTGTTTCTCTGGGTGGGataatatctatatttttagCAAGCGATCTTGATAAAGCCCCGACAGCATTTTCTGGACATATGAAAAATGTTTCCTCCTTATCTATTCTTAGAAGTAACCCTAAAGTGCTCTTGTCTAGCAGTTATGATGGCTTAATAGTTAAGTGGATTCAAGGGATTGGATATAGTGGAAAAGTACAAAGGAAGGAAGGTTCTCAAATCAAATGCTTAGTGGCTGTAGAAGAAGAGATTGTTACTTCTGGATTTGATAATAAG ATAAGGCGAGTTTCTTTACATGGGGATCAGTGTGGAGATGCTGAGGCCATTGATATAAGAAATCAACCAAAGGACTTGAGTGTTGCACTTCTTTCACCTGAACTTGCTCTAGTTTCAATTGATTCTGGAGTTGTCATGCTGCGTGGTACAAAAATTGTGTCAACCATTAATCTGGGGTTTGTTGTGACTGCATCTGCTGTCTCACCTGATGGAAGTGAAGCCATTATCGGTGGACAGGATGGTAAATTACACATATATTCTATTTCTGGTGATACTCTTGTAGAAGAGGCTGTCCTTGAGAAACATAGGGGTGCTATTAGTGTCATACGTTATTCTCCAGACGTTTCAATGTTTGCATCAGGGGATCTCAATCGAGAAGCTATAGTGTGGGACCGTGCCTCCCATGAG GTGAAGCTTAAGAACATGTTGTATCATACCGCTAGGATAAACTGTCTTGCATGGTCACCTGATAGCCGTAGGATTGCCACAGGATCTCTTGACATGTGTGTCATCATATATGAAGTTGATCAGCCTGCATCTAGTAGAATTACCATAAAGGGTGCTCATTTAGGTGGTGTTTATGGGTTAACATTCACTGACGAGTATAGTTTGGCTAGCTCAGGTGAGGATGCTTTTATCCGGGTTTGGAAGATAACCCCTCCTTGA
- the LOC114178112 gene encoding guanine nucleotide-binding protein subunit beta-like protein, with the protein MAEGLVLRGTMRAHTDVVTAIATPIDNSDMIVTASRDKSIILWHLTKEDKTYGVPRRRLTGHSHFVQDVVLSSDGQFALSGSWDGELRLWDLAAGTSARRFVGHTKDVLSVAFSIDNRQIVSASRDRTIKLWNTLGECKYTIQDSDAHSDWVSCVRFSPSTLQPTIVSASWDRTVKVWNLTNCKLRNTLAGHSGYVNTVAVSPDGSLCASGGKDGVILLWDLAEGKRLYSLDAGSIIHALCFSPNRYWLCAATEQSIKIWDLESKSIVEDLKVDLKTEADGTTGGNTNKKKVIYCTSLNWSADGSTLFSGYTDGVVRVWAIGRY; encoded by the exons ATGGCAGAGGGTCTCGTTCTCCGCGGCACTATGCGCGCCCACACCGACGTCGTAACGGCGATTGCCACCCCCATTGACAACTCCGACATGATAGTCACGGCGTCGCGCGACAAATCCATCATCTTGTGGCATCTCACGAAGGAGGACAAGACCTACGGTGTCCCACGCCGCCGTTTGACCGGTCACTCCCACTTCGTTCAGGATGTTGTTCTTTCTTCCGACGGCCAGTTTGCGCTCTCCGGCTCCTGGGACGGCGAGCTCCGCCTCTGGGACCTTGCAGCCGGCACCTCCGCCCGCCGCTTTGTTGGACACACCAAGGACGTCCTCTCCGTGGCGTTCTCCATCGACAACCGTCAGATCGTGTCGGCGTCGCGTGACCGCACGATCAAACTGTGGAACACCCTTGGAGAATGCAAGTACACCATTCAAGACAGTGATGCTCATTCTGATTGGGTTAGCTGCGTGCGTTTCAGCCCTAGCACGCTTCAGCCGACTATTGTGTCTGCGTCTTGGGACCGCACTGTTAAGGTGTGGAACCTCACGAACTGCAAGCTGAGAAATACCCTTGCTGGACACAGTGGGTATGTGAACACTGTCGCTGTTTCTCCGGATGGTTCTCTGTGTGCCAGTGGTGGAAAAGATGGAGTTATTTTGCTGTGGGATTTGGCTGAGGGTAAGCGTCTTTACTCTCTCGATGCTGGCTCTATTATCCATGCCCTCTGCTTCAGTCCCAACAGGTACTGGCTGTGCGCCGCCACTGAGCAAAGCATCAAGATCTGGGATTTGGAGAGTAAGAGTATCGTTGAGGATTTGAAGGTGGACCTCAAGACTGAGGCTGATGGTACCACTGGTGgcaacacaaacaaaaagaag GTTATCTACTGCACGAGTTTGAACTGGAGTGCAGATGGAAGCACTTTGTTTAGTGGTTATACCGATGGCGTGGTCAGAGTTTGGGCAATTGGTCGTTATTAG
- the LOC114176649 gene encoding protein MOTHER of FT and TFL1-like yields MAASVDPLVVGRVIGEVVDMFVPSVNMSVYYGTKHVTNGCDIKPSLAVNPPKLTLTGKKESLYTLIMTDPDAPSPSEPSLREWVHWIVVDIPGGTNPFRGKEILAYTGPKPPVGIHRYIFVLFEQKGPMGPVEEPESRGNFSTRNFAKDLDLGLPVATTYFNAQKEPASRRRT; encoded by the exons ATGGCTGCCTCTGTTGACCCACTTGTAGTGGGTCGGGTAATAGGTGAAGTGGTCGATATGTTCGTTCCGTCAGTGAACATGTCTGTGTATTACGGAACCAAACATGTTACAAACGGATGCGACATTAAGCCATCCCTTGCAGTGAACCCACCCAAGCTCACTCTCACCGGAAAGAAAGAAAGCCTTTACACTCTG ATTATGACAGATCCTGATGCACCAAGCCCCAGTGAACCAAGCCTGCGAGAATGGGTCCACTG GATTGTGGTGGACATACCTGGCGGCACAAATCCCTTTCGTG GGAAAGAAATCTTGGCCTATACCGGTCCAAAGCCACCGGTGGGGATTCATCGTTACATCTTTGTGCTGTTTGAACAGAAAGGACCGATGGGTCCGGTGGAGGAACCAGAAAGCCGAGGGAACTTCAGCACTCGGAACTTTGCTAAGGACTTGGATTTGGGTCTCCCTGTGGCCACAACCTATTTCAATGCTCAGAAGGAACCTGCTTCTAGGAGGCGCACTTAG